One genomic window of Peromyscus maniculatus bairdii isolate BWxNUB_F1_BW_parent chromosome 2, HU_Pman_BW_mat_3.1, whole genome shotgun sequence includes the following:
- the Masp2 gene encoding mannan-binding lectin serine protease 2 isoform X4, whose product MRLLISLGLLWSLVSTLWASKWPEPVFGRLVSPGFPGKYADNQNRSWKLAAPPGYRLRLYFTHFNLELSYRCEYDFVKLSSGTKVLATLCGQESTDTEQAPGNDTFYSLGPNLEVTFHSDYSNEKPFTGFEAFYAAEDVDECRVSPEEEVPCDHYCHNYLGGYYCSCRVGYVLHQNKHTCSEQNL is encoded by the exons ATGAG GCTGCTAATCTCGCTGGGCCTGCTGTGGAGCTTGGTGAGTACACTTTGGGCCTCAAAGTGGCCTGAGCCTGTATTCGGCCGCCTGGTGTCCCCTGGCTTCCCAGGGAAGTATGCCGACAATCAGAACCGGTCCTGGAAGCTGGCTGCACCTCCCGGCTACCGTCTGCGCCTCTATTTCACCCACTTCAACCTGGAGCTCTCTTACCGCTGCGAGTATGACTTTGTTAAG TTGAGCTCAGGGACCAAGGTGCTAGCCACACTGTGTGGGCAAGAGAGTACAGACACTGAGCAGGCACCTGGCAATGACACCTTCTACTCACTGGGTCCTAACCTGGAGGTCACCTTCCACTCAGACTACTCCAATGAGAAGCCATTCACAGGATTTGAGGCCTTCTATGCGGCAGAGG ATGTGGATGAATGCCGAGTGTCCCCGGAAGAAGAAGTCCCTTGTGACCATTATTGCCACAACTACCTGGGCGGCTACTACTGCTCCTGCAGGGTGGGCTACGTTCTCCACCAGAACAAACACACCTgctcag AGCAGAACCTCTAA
- the Srm gene encoding spermidine synthase, with protein MEPGPDGTAAPGPAAIREGWFRETCSLWPGQALSLQVEQLLHHRRSRYQDILVFRSKTYGNVLVLDGVIQCTERDEFSYQEMIANLPLCSHPNPRKVLIIGGGDGGVLREVVKHPSVESVVQCEIDEDVIEVSKKFLPGMAIGYSSSKLTLHVGDGFEFMKQNQDAFDVIITDSSDPMGPAESLFKESYYQLMKTALKEDGILCCQGECQWLHLDLIKEMRHFCKSLFPVVGYAYCTIPTYPSGQIGFMLCSKNPSTNFREPVQQLTQAQVEQMQLKYYNSDMHRAAFVLPEFTRKALNDIS; from the exons ATGGAGCCCGGCCCAGACGGCACAGCCGCGCCCGGCCCCGCCGCCATCCGCGAGGGCTGGTTCCGAGAGACCTGCAGCCTGTGGCCTGGCCAGGCCCTGTCGCTGCAGGTGGAGCAGCTGCTGCACCACCGGCGATCGCGGTACCAAGACATCCTCGTCTTCCGCAG TAAAACCTACGGCAACGTGCTGGTTCTGGATGGCGTCATCCAGTGTACTGAGAGGGACGAGTTCTCCTACCAGGAGATGATCGCCAACCTGCCGCTCTGCAGCCACCCCAACCCGCGGAAG GTGCTGATCATCGGGGGTGGAGATGGGGGCGTCCTACGGGAAGTGGTGAAGCACCCCTCTGTGGAGTCGGTGGTCCAGTGCGAGATCGATGAG GATGTCATTGAAGTCTCTAAGAAGTTCCTGCCTGGCATGGCCATCGGCTACTCCAGCTCAAAGCTAACCCTCCATGTGGGCGATGGCTTTGAGTTCATGAAACAGAACCAAGATGCCTTCGACGTCATCATCACCGACTCCTCAGACCCCATGG GTCCTGCTGAGAGCCTCTTCAAGGAGTCCTACTACCAGCTCATGAAGACCGCGCTCAAGGAAGATGGCATCCTTTGCTGCCAGG GTGAGTGCCAGTGGCTGCATCTGGACCTCATCAAGGAGATGAGGCACTTCTGCAAATCTCTCTTCCCGGTGGTGGGCTATGCCTACTGCACCATTCCCACCTATCCAAGTGGCCAGATCGGCTTCATGCTGTGTAGCAAAAACCCG AGCACCAACTTCCGGGAGCCAGTGCAGCAGCTGACACAGGCCCAGGTGGAGCAGATGCAGCTGAAATACTATAACTCCGACATGCACCGGGCGGCCTTTGTGCTGCCCGAGTTCACCCGCAAG GCCCTGAATGACATAAGCTGA
- the Masp2 gene encoding mannan-binding lectin serine protease 2 isoform X3, whose amino-acid sequence MASGGARGIRPGPSHPSPAHRLLISLGLLWSLVSTLWASKWPEPVFGRLVSPGFPGKYADNQNRSWKLAAPPGYRLRLYFTHFNLELSYRCEYDFVKLSSGTKVLATLCGQESTDTEQAPGNDTFYSLGPNLEVTFHSDYSNEKPFTGFEAFYAAEDVDECRVSPEEEVPCDHYCHNYLGGYYCSCRVGYVLHQNKHTCSEQNL is encoded by the exons ATGGCCTCTGGGGGAGCAAGAGGGATTAGGCCTGGGCCCTCACATCCCTCCCCTGCCCACAGGCTGCTAATCTCGCTGGGCCTGCTGTGGAGCTTGGTGAGTACACTTTGGGCCTCAAAGTGGCCTGAGCCTGTATTCGGCCGCCTGGTGTCCCCTGGCTTCCCAGGGAAGTATGCCGACAATCAGAACCGGTCCTGGAAGCTGGCTGCACCTCCCGGCTACCGTCTGCGCCTCTATTTCACCCACTTCAACCTGGAGCTCTCTTACCGCTGCGAGTATGACTTTGTTAAG TTGAGCTCAGGGACCAAGGTGCTAGCCACACTGTGTGGGCAAGAGAGTACAGACACTGAGCAGGCACCTGGCAATGACACCTTCTACTCACTGGGTCCTAACCTGGAGGTCACCTTCCACTCAGACTACTCCAATGAGAAGCCATTCACAGGATTTGAGGCCTTCTATGCGGCAGAGG ATGTGGATGAATGCCGAGTGTCCCCGGAAGAAGAAGTCCCTTGTGACCATTATTGCCACAACTACCTGGGCGGCTACTACTGCTCCTGCAGGGTGGGCTACGTTCTCCACCAGAACAAACACACCTgctcag AGCAGAACCTCTAA